The proteins below are encoded in one region of Drosophila santomea strain STO CAGO 1482 chromosome 3R, Prin_Dsan_1.1, whole genome shotgun sequence:
- the LOC120450821 gene encoding transcription factor cwo isoform X1, which translates to MEPYWNESNGHAAHPVKYESEAAVSSFPYCTESSLNFSTSATAYSEDDAEYATGRRNKTSRQDPLSHRIIEKRRRDRMNSCLADLSRLIPPQYQRKGRGRIEKTEIIEMAIRHLKHLQSECQQKESDYRSGYMDCMKEAAKFLYDVHMQDFCHRLLGRLQEHIDEMFKTDCFKSTRSCHMPDNVSASSGSPHQAYHPPLCHLRDMLATSASDVEHSQDHNDVKDLSFRNHLNQLQRSQQAAAAAAAAAAAAAVAVANGSSPASNAGMDSKVPLTNGGGNVGAPPAADNVPSNSTGSGPAAACAGGNSNSSGSNSSNAASSTTCPPAGGSCPAKITPLAAHQQPHQAPVITSTAPHHHHHHTDSSHHDFESSREPILHTDTSNMHSPPPRDLLLQQHPHLAHSHHTQDSLMSVRMRNYSESSHEVEHNNNYKYKNHIKERFVHELHDEETSSEHCPVAAHLQSDHSHLQALSEHSKDGTEPEIAPIMAKKRKLAEAAANGEIPLEVHTDSSNAGASSANRLDKPSPSFNFSDIKDIKAELHNGNSNSSPLLAKLSAVAAAGGQLSTPSSTTAPLPPRHSFTVPIFALHGQGNYYVPLNVDYNALVPFLNGMDLLEKSYTSMPVVHPININVNFMPTSPSASLLAAAAAAAVAVGKQQQQQAVVAAGAGHPLSTNSAAAQAAAVAAAAVAKAKLEQAMNQSW; encoded by the exons CGAAGCAGCTGTCTCCAGTTTTCCTTATTGCACAGAATCTAGTTTAAATTTTTCAACATCAGCCACGGCATACAGCGAGGACGATGCTGAATATGCCACCGGAAGACGTAATAAGACATCGAGg CAAGATCCACTTTCCCATCGCATCATCGAGAAACGGAGACGAGATCGCATGAACTCCTGCCTGGCGGACCTGTCCCGCCTCATCCCGCCGCAGTACCAGCgcaaggggcgtggccggaTCGAGAAGACGGAGATCATCGAGATGGCCATCAGGCACCTGAAGCACCTGCAGAGCGAGTGCCAGCAGAAGGAGAGCGACTACCGGAGTGGCTACATGGACTGCATGAAGGAGGCGGCCAAGTTCCTCTACGACGTTCACATGCAGGACTTTTGCCACCGACTCTTGGGTCGCCTGCAGGAGCACATCGATGAGATGTTCAAGA CGGACTGCTTCAAGTCGACGCGCAGCTGCCACATGCCGGATAATGTGAGTGCCTCCAGCGGCAGTCCCCACCAGGCGTACCACCCACCGCTGTGCCACCTGCGCGACATGTTGGCCACCTCTGCCTCGGATGTGGAGCACAGTCAGGACCATAACGACGTCAAGGATCTGAGTTTCCGGAACCATCTCAACCAGCTGCAGAGGAGCCAGcaggcggcggcagcggcagcagcagcagcagccgcagcagcagttgcagtcgcCAATGGCAGTTCGCCGGCTTCGAATGCCGGCATGGACTCGAAGGTCCCGCTGACCAATGGTGGCGGCAACGTTGGAGCACCGCCAGCTGCTGATAATGTGCCCAGCAATTCCACGGGCAGTGGACCGGCAGCAGCGTGTGCTGGGGGAAACAGCAACAGTAGCGGCAGTAACAGCAGCAACGCAGCCAGTTCCACCACTTGTCCGCCGGCCGGAGGTAGCTGTCCAGCCAAGATCACACCATTGGCGGCACACCAGCAGCCCCACCAGGCGCCAGTGATTACATCGACGGCCccgcatcatcatcaccaccatACGGACAGCAGCCACCACGATTTCGAATCGTCCAGGGAGCCGATCCTTCACACCGATACCTCTAACATGCACTCGCCACCGCCCAGGgatctgctgctgcagcagcatccCCACCTGGCCCATAGCCACCACACCCAGGACAGCCTGATGTCCGTGAGGATGCGCAACTATTCCGAGTCCTCGCACGAGGtggagcacaacaacaactacaagtACAAGAACCACATCAAGGAGCGGTTCGTCCACGAGCTGCACGACGAGGAGACGAGCAGCGAGCATTGTCCGGTGGCGGCCCACCTCCAGAGCGATCACTCCCACTTGCAGGCCTTGTCGGAGCACTCCAAGGACGGCACCGAACCCGAAATAGCCCCCATTATGGCCAAGAAACGGAAGTTGGCCGAGGCAGCGGCCAATGGCGAAATACCCCTGGAGGTTCACACCGACTCCAGCAACGCGGGAGCGAGTTCCGCCAACCGGCTGGACAAGCCCTCGCCCTCGTTCAACTTTAGCGACATCAAGGACATCAAGGCTGAGCTGCACAACGgcaactccaactccagccCGCTGCTGGCCAAGCTGAGTGCGGTGGCTGCTGCCGGTGGCCAGTTGAGCACTCCGAGTAGCACAACCGCTCCATTGCCGCCGAGGCACTCCTTCACGGTGCCAATATTCGCACTGCACGGACAGGGCAACTACTACGTGCCCCTGAACGTGGACTACAATGCACTGGTGCCATTCCTCAACGGGATGGATCTGCTCGAGAAGAGCTACACCAGCATGCCCGTGGTGCATCCCATCAACATCAATGTGAACTTCATGCCCACTTCACCGTCCGCCTCGCTCTtggccgctgctgcagctgccgccgtCGCCGTTGgcaagcaacagcaacaacaggcTGTGGTGGCCGCCGGAGCGGGACATCCCCTGTCCACCAACTCGGCGGCGGCTCAGGCAGCCGCTGTGGCCGCCGCTGCGGTGGCCAAGGCCAAACTGGAGCAGGCCATGAACCAGAGCTGGTAA
- the LOC120450821 gene encoding transcription factor cwo isoform X2: MNSCLADLSRLIPPQYQRKGRGRIEKTEIIEMAIRHLKHLQSECQQKESDYRSGYMDCMKEAAKFLYDVHMQDFCHRLLGRLQEHIDEMFKTDCFKSTRSCHMPDNVSASSGSPHQAYHPPLCHLRDMLATSASDVEHSQDHNDVKDLSFRNHLNQLQRSQQAAAAAAAAAAAAAVAVANGSSPASNAGMDSKVPLTNGGGNVGAPPAADNVPSNSTGSGPAAACAGGNSNSSGSNSSNAASSTTCPPAGGSCPAKITPLAAHQQPHQAPVITSTAPHHHHHHTDSSHHDFESSREPILHTDTSNMHSPPPRDLLLQQHPHLAHSHHTQDSLMSVRMRNYSESSHEVEHNNNYKYKNHIKERFVHELHDEETSSEHCPVAAHLQSDHSHLQALSEHSKDGTEPEIAPIMAKKRKLAEAAANGEIPLEVHTDSSNAGASSANRLDKPSPSFNFSDIKDIKAELHNGNSNSSPLLAKLSAVAAAGGQLSTPSSTTAPLPPRHSFTVPIFALHGQGNYYVPLNVDYNALVPFLNGMDLLEKSYTSMPVVHPININVNFMPTSPSASLLAAAAAAAVAVGKQQQQQAVVAAGAGHPLSTNSAAAQAAAVAAAAVAKAKLEQAMNQSW, encoded by the exons ATGAACTCCTGCCTGGCGGACCTGTCCCGCCTCATCCCGCCGCAGTACCAGCgcaaggggcgtggccggaTCGAGAAGACGGAGATCATCGAGATGGCCATCAGGCACCTGAAGCACCTGCAGAGCGAGTGCCAGCAGAAGGAGAGCGACTACCGGAGTGGCTACATGGACTGCATGAAGGAGGCGGCCAAGTTCCTCTACGACGTTCACATGCAGGACTTTTGCCACCGACTCTTGGGTCGCCTGCAGGAGCACATCGATGAGATGTTCAAGA CGGACTGCTTCAAGTCGACGCGCAGCTGCCACATGCCGGATAATGTGAGTGCCTCCAGCGGCAGTCCCCACCAGGCGTACCACCCACCGCTGTGCCACCTGCGCGACATGTTGGCCACCTCTGCCTCGGATGTGGAGCACAGTCAGGACCATAACGACGTCAAGGATCTGAGTTTCCGGAACCATCTCAACCAGCTGCAGAGGAGCCAGcaggcggcggcagcggcagcagcagcagcagccgcagcagcagttgcagtcgcCAATGGCAGTTCGCCGGCTTCGAATGCCGGCATGGACTCGAAGGTCCCGCTGACCAATGGTGGCGGCAACGTTGGAGCACCGCCAGCTGCTGATAATGTGCCCAGCAATTCCACGGGCAGTGGACCGGCAGCAGCGTGTGCTGGGGGAAACAGCAACAGTAGCGGCAGTAACAGCAGCAACGCAGCCAGTTCCACCACTTGTCCGCCGGCCGGAGGTAGCTGTCCAGCCAAGATCACACCATTGGCGGCACACCAGCAGCCCCACCAGGCGCCAGTGATTACATCGACGGCCccgcatcatcatcaccaccatACGGACAGCAGCCACCACGATTTCGAATCGTCCAGGGAGCCGATCCTTCACACCGATACCTCTAACATGCACTCGCCACCGCCCAGGgatctgctgctgcagcagcatccCCACCTGGCCCATAGCCACCACACCCAGGACAGCCTGATGTCCGTGAGGATGCGCAACTATTCCGAGTCCTCGCACGAGGtggagcacaacaacaactacaagtACAAGAACCACATCAAGGAGCGGTTCGTCCACGAGCTGCACGACGAGGAGACGAGCAGCGAGCATTGTCCGGTGGCGGCCCACCTCCAGAGCGATCACTCCCACTTGCAGGCCTTGTCGGAGCACTCCAAGGACGGCACCGAACCCGAAATAGCCCCCATTATGGCCAAGAAACGGAAGTTGGCCGAGGCAGCGGCCAATGGCGAAATACCCCTGGAGGTTCACACCGACTCCAGCAACGCGGGAGCGAGTTCCGCCAACCGGCTGGACAAGCCCTCGCCCTCGTTCAACTTTAGCGACATCAAGGACATCAAGGCTGAGCTGCACAACGgcaactccaactccagccCGCTGCTGGCCAAGCTGAGTGCGGTGGCTGCTGCCGGTGGCCAGTTGAGCACTCCGAGTAGCACAACCGCTCCATTGCCGCCGAGGCACTCCTTCACGGTGCCAATATTCGCACTGCACGGACAGGGCAACTACTACGTGCCCCTGAACGTGGACTACAATGCACTGGTGCCATTCCTCAACGGGATGGATCTGCTCGAGAAGAGCTACACCAGCATGCCCGTGGTGCATCCCATCAACATCAATGTGAACTTCATGCCCACTTCACCGTCCGCCTCGCTCTtggccgctgctgcagctgccgccgtCGCCGTTGgcaagcaacagcaacaacaggcTGTGGTGGCCGCCGGAGCGGGACATCCCCTGTCCACCAACTCGGCGGCGGCTCAGGCAGCCGCTGTGGCCGCCGCTGCGGTGGCCAAGGCCAAACTGGAGCAGGCCATGAACCAGAGCTGGTAA
- the LOC120452133 gene encoding probable G-protein coupled receptor Mth-like 11 isoform X2, whose protein sequence is MLIHVISGRRIKVVCETSYSASSGPAEQSSQRSRSKVTILLLEMSGTLYWISIWSLLLAGIAADISDCDFFDTVDLTHSFKFANGSYRYEDLVIPARLTGEYDYRILDGGTREEVSRHVRGCICKLRPCIRLCCHHKKLMSITECSEDVDEGLTYNYALNITLPNGNVTEKHIMKDMIVQQDLPMPCQIHYHLDAEQYAEDKWTLFENGTLLRHYDNAFLYKQDYCLQPTKSKSGEDYSIVPYNCVIQPSMTMAYVKLASVVFMAMTIGIYSWLPLFHTVHGQCCILYFVSLMATFLLNVASTFGVFVNDLMCLVNGYAGYYAAMATFLWLSVISFDVWRRFGLHQNREFCRSMGNRFLHYNLIVWSTAGILTLGVLVVDLLFPYSGDSDSNFVPAVGVTSCWIMTDGWSVSAYMCTFS, encoded by the exons ATGTTGATTCACGTGATATCGGGGCGAAGAATCAAAGTGGTTTGCGAAACAAGTTATTCTGCCTCCAGTGGGCCAGCGGAGCAGTCATCTCAACGATCTCGGAGCAAAGTAACGATCCTGCTGCTTGAAATGAGTGGCACTTTATATTGGATCTCCATATGGAGCTTACTTTTGGCTGGTATTGCTGCAGATATCTCAGACTGCGATTTCTTTGACACCGTGGACCTAACGCACAGTTTCAAGTTTGCAAATGGATCGTATAGATACGAGGATCTTGTCATACCCGCCAGACTTACAGGAGAGTATGACTACAGGATCCTTGACGGCGGAACCAGGGAGGAGGTCTCCAGGCACGTCAGGGGATGTATTTGCAAGCTAAGGCCGTGTATTCGCCTCTGTTGCCATCATAAGAAGCTGATGAGCATTACCGAGTGTTCCGAGGATGTAGATGAAGGCCTCACCTACAATTATGCCCTAAATATAACGCTACCAAATGGAAATGTGACTGAGAAACACATCATGAAGGACATGATCGTTCAGCAGGATCTACCGATGCCATGCCAAATCCATTATCATCTGGATGCAGAGCAGTACGCGGAAGACAAGTGGACATTATTTGAA AATGGCACCCTACTGCGACATTATGATAATGCGTTTTTATACAAGCAGGATTACTGCTTACAGCCCACAAAGTCAAAGTCTGGTGAAGATTACTCTATTGTGCCCTATAACTGTGTCATCCAGCCTTCGATGACAATGGCCTATG TCAAACTAGCGTCCGTAGTGTTCATGGCCATGACAATTGGTATCTATTCGTGGCTTCCCTTGTTTCATACCGTCCATGGCCAATGTTGCATTCTCTACTTCGTAAGCCTAATGGCTACGTTTCTACTCAATGTAGCCAGTACGTTTGGGGTATTCGTAAACGATCTAATGTGCCTAGTCAACG GATACGCGGGATACTACGCAGCGATGGCCACTTTTCTATGGCTTTCCGTGATCAGTTTTGATGTCTGGAGAAGATTTGGCTTGCATCAGAATCGAGAATTCTGCAGAAGCATGGGAAATAGATTTCTTCATTACAATCTCATCGTTTGGAGCACTGCAGGCATCTTGACTTTGGGTGTTCTTGTAGTAGATCTACTCTTTCCCTATTCCGGCGACTCAGATTCAAATTTTGTGCCAGCTGTGGGCGTAACTTCCTGCTGGATCATGA CCGATGGCTGGTCGG TTTCGGCCTATATGTGTACCTTTTCGTAA
- the LOC120452133 gene encoding probable G-protein coupled receptor Mth-like 11 isoform X3, producing MLIHVISGRRIKVVCETSYSASSGPAEQSSQRSRSKVTILLLEMSGTLYWISIWSLLLAGIAADISDCDFFDTVDLTHSFKFANGSYRYEDLVIPARLTGEYDYRILDGGTREEVSRHVRGCICKLRPCIRLCCHHKKLMSITECSEDVDEGLTYNYALNITLPNGNVTEKHIMKDMIVQQDLPMPCQIHYHLDAEQYAEDKWTLFENGTLLRHYDNAFLYKQDYCLQPTKSKSGEDYSIVPYNCVIQPSMTMAYVKLASVVFMAMTIGIYSWLPLFHTVHGQCCILYFVSLMATFLLNVASTFGVFVNDLMCLVNGYAGYYAAMATFLWLSVISFDVWRRFGLHQNREFCRSMGNRFLHYNLIVWSTAGILTLGVLVVDLLFPYSGDSDSNFVPAVGVTSCWIMISAYMCTFS from the exons ATGTTGATTCACGTGATATCGGGGCGAAGAATCAAAGTGGTTTGCGAAACAAGTTATTCTGCCTCCAGTGGGCCAGCGGAGCAGTCATCTCAACGATCTCGGAGCAAAGTAACGATCCTGCTGCTTGAAATGAGTGGCACTTTATATTGGATCTCCATATGGAGCTTACTTTTGGCTGGTATTGCTGCAGATATCTCAGACTGCGATTTCTTTGACACCGTGGACCTAACGCACAGTTTCAAGTTTGCAAATGGATCGTATAGATACGAGGATCTTGTCATACCCGCCAGACTTACAGGAGAGTATGACTACAGGATCCTTGACGGCGGAACCAGGGAGGAGGTCTCCAGGCACGTCAGGGGATGTATTTGCAAGCTAAGGCCGTGTATTCGCCTCTGTTGCCATCATAAGAAGCTGATGAGCATTACCGAGTGTTCCGAGGATGTAGATGAAGGCCTCACCTACAATTATGCCCTAAATATAACGCTACCAAATGGAAATGTGACTGAGAAACACATCATGAAGGACATGATCGTTCAGCAGGATCTACCGATGCCATGCCAAATCCATTATCATCTGGATGCAGAGCAGTACGCGGAAGACAAGTGGACATTATTTGAA AATGGCACCCTACTGCGACATTATGATAATGCGTTTTTATACAAGCAGGATTACTGCTTACAGCCCACAAAGTCAAAGTCTGGTGAAGATTACTCTATTGTGCCCTATAACTGTGTCATCCAGCCTTCGATGACAATGGCCTATG TCAAACTAGCGTCCGTAGTGTTCATGGCCATGACAATTGGTATCTATTCGTGGCTTCCCTTGTTTCATACCGTCCATGGCCAATGTTGCATTCTCTACTTCGTAAGCCTAATGGCTACGTTTCTACTCAATGTAGCCAGTACGTTTGGGGTATTCGTAAACGATCTAATGTGCCTAGTCAACG GATACGCGGGATACTACGCAGCGATGGCCACTTTTCTATGGCTTTCCGTGATCAGTTTTGATGTCTGGAGAAGATTTGGCTTGCATCAGAATCGAGAATTCTGCAGAAGCATGGGAAATAGATTTCTTCATTACAATCTCATCGTTTGGAGCACTGCAGGCATCTTGACTTTGGGTGTTCTTGTAGTAGATCTACTCTTTCCCTATTCCGGCGACTCAGATTCAAATTTTGTGCCAGCTGTGGGCGTAACTTCCTGCTGGATCATGA TTTCGGCCTATATGTGTACCTTTTCGTAA
- the LOC120452133 gene encoding probable G-protein coupled receptor Mth-like 11 isoform X1, protein MLIHVISGRRIKVVCETSYSASSGPAEQSSQRSRSKVTILLLEMSGTLYWISIWSLLLAGIAADISDCDFFDTVDLTHSFKFANGSYRYEDLVIPARLTGEYDYRILDGGTREEVSRHVRGCICKLRPCIRLCCHHKKLMSITECSEDVDEGLTYNYALNITLPNGNVTEKHIMKDMIVQQDLPMPCQIHYHLDAEQYAEDKWTLFENGTLLRHYDNAFLYKQDYCLQPTKSKSGEDYSIVPYNCVIQPSMTMAYVKLASVVFMAMTIGIYSWLPLFHTVHGQCCILYFVSLMATFLLNVASTFGVFVNDLMCLVNGYAGYYAAMATFLWLSVISFDVWRRFGLHQNREFCRSMGNRFLHYNLIVWSTAGILTLGVLVVDLLFPYSGDSDSNFVPAVGVTSCWIMTDGWSGMFYFYGPIFLLILMNGVMFYLTIRNIRAEKKLRTKVIRNCDEKETSRLRANFGLYVYLFVIMGGCWILEIMAFICETKKFLMPFTKANDLINCSQGIIIFLLTICNKEVLKTIRDRIQPKRTSGIEFETCTMTQDCHLMHQLS, encoded by the exons ATGTTGATTCACGTGATATCGGGGCGAAGAATCAAAGTGGTTTGCGAAACAAGTTATTCTGCCTCCAGTGGGCCAGCGGAGCAGTCATCTCAACGATCTCGGAGCAAAGTAACGATCCTGCTGCTTGAAATGAGTGGCACTTTATATTGGATCTCCATATGGAGCTTACTTTTGGCTGGTATTGCTGCAGATATCTCAGACTGCGATTTCTTTGACACCGTGGACCTAACGCACAGTTTCAAGTTTGCAAATGGATCGTATAGATACGAGGATCTTGTCATACCCGCCAGACTTACAGGAGAGTATGACTACAGGATCCTTGACGGCGGAACCAGGGAGGAGGTCTCCAGGCACGTCAGGGGATGTATTTGCAAGCTAAGGCCGTGTATTCGCCTCTGTTGCCATCATAAGAAGCTGATGAGCATTACCGAGTGTTCCGAGGATGTAGATGAAGGCCTCACCTACAATTATGCCCTAAATATAACGCTACCAAATGGAAATGTGACTGAGAAACACATCATGAAGGACATGATCGTTCAGCAGGATCTACCGATGCCATGCCAAATCCATTATCATCTGGATGCAGAGCAGTACGCGGAAGACAAGTGGACATTATTTGAA AATGGCACCCTACTGCGACATTATGATAATGCGTTTTTATACAAGCAGGATTACTGCTTACAGCCCACAAAGTCAAAGTCTGGTGAAGATTACTCTATTGTGCCCTATAACTGTGTCATCCAGCCTTCGATGACAATGGCCTATG TCAAACTAGCGTCCGTAGTGTTCATGGCCATGACAATTGGTATCTATTCGTGGCTTCCCTTGTTTCATACCGTCCATGGCCAATGTTGCATTCTCTACTTCGTAAGCCTAATGGCTACGTTTCTACTCAATGTAGCCAGTACGTTTGGGGTATTCGTAAACGATCTAATGTGCCTAGTCAACG GATACGCGGGATACTACGCAGCGATGGCCACTTTTCTATGGCTTTCCGTGATCAGTTTTGATGTCTGGAGAAGATTTGGCTTGCATCAGAATCGAGAATTCTGCAGAAGCATGGGAAATAGATTTCTTCATTACAATCTCATCGTTTGGAGCACTGCAGGCATCTTGACTTTGGGTGTTCTTGTAGTAGATCTACTCTTTCCCTATTCCGGCGACTCAGATTCAAATTTTGTGCCAGCTGTGGGCGTAACTTCCTGCTGGATCATGA CCGATGGCTGGTCGGGTATGTTTTACTTTTATGGCCCGATCTTCCTTCTTATTTTAATGAACGGGGTTATGTTCTATTTAACAATCCGCAACATTCGAGCGGAGAAAAAACTGAGGACAAAAGTCATTAGAAATTGCGACGAGAAAGAAACGTCGAGACTCCGTGCTAA TTTCGGCCTATATGTGTACCTTTTCGTAATTATGGGTGGCTGCTGGATTCTGGAGATAATGGCGTTTATATGCGAAAccaaaaagtttttgatgCCATTTACCAAAGCGAATGACCTGATAAACTGCAGTCAAGGCATcataatatttcttttaacaATTTGCAACAAGGAGGTACTGAAAACCATAAGGGACCg AATACAACCGAAACGCACTAGTGGCATTGAATTTGAAACTTGCACAATGACGCAGGACTGTCACCTGATGCATCAATTAAGCTAG